In Phragmites australis chromosome 18, lpPhrAust1.1, whole genome shotgun sequence, the genomic window TcacgaaatagataatatagaTATAATCTCCCAATAACCTTTCTAAACAGTTAAAGTCTTAGTAGAAAAAGGCAAATTTATCATGATCTTACTAATCCATTAGCCGTAACGACCCACTACACTAGCCTCCGAGCTAATGGATATCTGTTACTGTGCTCTGCTGTTTTTTATCGGATCCTCTGACTTTACCATAGGTCACTAACACATGTATCCAACCTACACGTCAATAACAAAGTTTTTAACATTGACTTAACACGTGGATTTAACCTACGCGTCGATAACGAAGTTTTTAATATTGAAGTTAGGGGACAACCACGCGTCAATAACGAAATTTTTACAGGAGATCTCAATCCGCATTTTTTTACATTGCCCATATCCGCGTTATTTTACATTGCCCATAGATCTCAATCCGCGTTTTTTTTACATTGCCCACTTGCTATGGCCTATGGCCTGTGGATAGTTTACTTGTGCACAGTAAAATTGGTGCACCTACTGTCTCTGTGTGTGCACAGTGCACGGAGCAAGAACTCACGATGTCTCATTGAAGCTGCTACAGAAGTTTTGACTTGTTCAGAACACTTTGGAAGACACATAAGTGAGAAGAGAGCTTGATGAGAACAACTTCAACAGAAGCAAACAGCGAtcagggagagagaaggagaggccTGCATTTTTATACTGATCCAAGAACAGCATAACTGCATAAGTTCCTACAAGAAGACTTCCAAGCATCATCCTCAGCTCAAGAACAAATCTACTGCCTGCTTCTTAATTAGTACTCCTACAATACTCAGAGGTAATCCAGAATCATTACATCATCAGATCCCAAAAGCCCACATTTTTAGCAGCCTAAGATCTTTCTAGGGGCTCCACCATTAACAAAGACCAGAATGCTTCACTAGCACCACGCATCCATCATTAGGGTTGGTTAATTAGACAAGGCTACAAAAGAACCATAATTAGAGCTAGTCATGACTAGGACTGCGGCGAGCCGCCACTCGCCGTCGCCGGTTGGACTTGCACGCCGAGGTAGTCGGCGgctgcgggggcggcggcgccaTTGGTGTTGAAGTCAGTGTGGATGGACAGGTACGGGCGCGGGGTAGGTGCCAAGGCGAGTGTTGGTGGCGGGGAGGTGGGGTGGGAGGAGGGGTAGGCTGCGACACCGGCGGCAGgagcagaggcggcggcggttggtGGAGGGGCGGTGTGGGAGGAAGGGTGGACTGCGACGCCGGCGGCAGAAGGGGAGGCAGAGGAGCTGGCGCCGCGGCGCGCGCTGTGGCCGCAGACGAAGTTGTGCTTGTTGTTGTGCATCCAGACCTTGAAGACGCCCTTGGTGACGCCGATCTCGCGGCAGCAGTCCTCGACCACCGCCTCGTCGCGCTTCTGTAGCCGCCACCCCAGCCGCTCCGACAGCGCCTGCATCCGCTGCTTCTGCTCCGGGCTGAACTTTGTCCGAGAGCGCTTCCGCGCCGGCGCTGGCATCGTACCCGGGGCGGGTGGCCTCGGCGCCACCGTGGGAGCTGAGGTGCCCTGTGCTTCAGTGCTCAGCGCGAGGAGCATGTGCGGCGCGGACGGGAGGTAGCCAGGTGGcggcagcgccggcgccggtaGCGGCGACAGAGGGCGGTCCGACTCGTCAAAATCCGAGCCCTCGTCCGACTCGTCGGAGTCGTCGTAGCCGGCGGCCCGCAGGTAGCCCTCCGGCGTCTCCTCGCCGCGCAGCGCGCGGTGATCATGCAGCGGACGCGGCATcgacgccgccgccaccgccgcaagCTGCGATGGCGGCGGAGGCAGCGCGAGCAGAGGCGTGGTGGGCGGCGCCTCCGGGAGCCGGCGATGGAAGTTGCGGTGGCACGCGCACGCGGCGCACCTGAGCGACGCCGGGTCCGCGGGGTCGGCCGCCGGCGACGGCATGAACTCCCCGCACCCGTCCACGGCGTGCCCACCAAGGCTCGCCGCGTGGTTCTTGAGACACTCCCGGTACACCCCCGTCTCGCCTccccccggcgccggcgccgcgggcCTCAGCTTCTTGGTCGCCGCCACGCCGCCGTTCGGGAAAAATACCGGCCTGTACTTGACGTCCACCACCGCCTCCATCCCCTCCCTCCCTGCCAGCCCGTCGAGCTCGGCGTCACCACCGTTCTTGCTCCACCCTCTCAGCAAATTAGCGCTTAAGCCATGGTGGTTTTGCCCATGAGAAGTGAAGAGAAAACTACAGGTAAGGAGATGAAGAGAGTTCGCGACGAGATAAGAATGAAAAGAGCAACCGAGCCAAGAgtagtgagagtgagagagacgaGCGAATAAATACACGAATAATTATCGTGCAAGGAAAACTTTAGAAAAGGCACGACGAGGCCATATCAGTAGTGATGTAAGAGTGCGTGGGGAGGGTACAAGTGTACAGTGACGCAGGCCACGTTTTGAGCTGCGAGGCATCGCCGGGGCGTAGCTGCAGGGCTATCGAAGCTTTGCCTCGTGGAGTAGGATCAGACTGTCAGAGGCATAGGCTGGGGAATCAGTGAATCGCAATGTCACTGGGACTAGTGGAGAGGACGCGAGAGGTGAGAGGAGTGATCAATGGTGACCGCAAGATGCTCATCACACGTTGGTGATGATGCACACGGTAGGAGTTGGATGACGGGAGACGATTGCAAAGGCCAGAGGGTGCTATCTGACCGTTGGATCGTACTGCATGTGCTATCTGACCGTTGGAGTTTTTTTATAAGATGCACGGTAGGAGTTGGAtgaggaatttttttaataatattatattattggaaaattgtaaaaataatagttaaattcaaaataattacAAGAATAAATATCTATTGGTACGCGGAATACCAACAAGGGATCTGTCAGTATTCTGCATACTAACAATCTATGTGGCACTAGGTTCAGGGGCCTGTCGGCACGCAAAATGCCGACATGTTGTGGGTCTAGCTAAAGAGGTGTGACACATAGGATGTTCATGCATCGTGCTGGTATGTCGGTATTCCACGTGTCGATAGGTGACGTGTTATGACTTGTCGGCACACGGAATGCTGACAGGTGCCACGTTAGGCCTATCAGCATTCCGCATGCTGATAAACCCTTATATAATCCACGTCCGCTGATTTCTCTCCCACACGCAACCATACACATCGCAGGCGGCGGGCGGCGTAGGGCCGCGTGCGGTCGGGAGGTGGCAAGCGAAGGCGTCCAGCTGGCAGCGGCGGCCGACAAGAGCAGCGGCAGCTGTTGCGTGGCTTCGGGTGACGAGCAACGAGAAGCAGTGGTGGCCAATAagggttttttcttttttttgaaatagttaGAATTAGTTAGAAATTTAGAAGTATTTAGAAGGTAGATgtaattagaaaaattaggaatacttaaaaattagaaaagatTAGGAGACGGTAGAATAGAGTGGGGAAAATTAGTATACAACAGTTAGAATAGAGTAGGAAAAATAtagaatagagtagaaaaattagaaaagttaggattgaaaatttagaatagagtagatcTAGTTCGAAATTTTacaatagttagaaaaattattaTAGTTAGGTAAAAAATTTAGTATAGTTTGAAAATTTAGGTTAGAATAGTTTGAGGTAGTTCAACATTGTAGAGTATTTAGAAAAGTTTGAATATTTAGATAATTTAATGTTAggaatacttagaaaaatagttagagaaatgtcgagtagagtagataatttaggattataaggatatgaaatttagaGTGGAATAGGTATGATTTGGAAATTaactatatatagaaaatatagtataattAGTTAGGAAATGTAGAGTAGGCGCAAAAGTTTAAATATTTAGGTAATATAGAGTTAAAATATGTTACTTAATATGAtttgaaaatttgatattattagACGTATATGTTTCTGTCGATGTAGGAAttgtatatttgaattgttgtggattttcGTAGTATTTTATTTAGAATGGAAGTTGGCAAATATGATTCATTTAGAATTTATaatagaaaaatttagataCATGTAGAATAGATAATTTATCATAGAGCATATATAGTATGTAATTTTTCAATGTTTAGTAGTTTGAAGTCTAATTGTTATGAATGGATTAATTATTTTTGGCAGCAATACATTTAGAATGATATAGTGTCAACAGAAAGAGTATGTTAGTAATGATATTTGATCGTTATGTAGAATACAATTGATGAGGTTGAATAGAATTCATGGATGTAACTATTATATGTTGATTATAATTTTTAACCTGATGGAGTATAGTATGGTCGTTGAATCATGAATGTCGACTGTAGTTGGGTTCAGGGTTTTTTACGGCCCTGGATATGTCATGGGTTGTGATAGTAGGGTGGATTTGAGTAACTTCCGATATGTAGACACAGAAATGCATAGTCCGGGAGAGATTCAGTGGTCTCAAGTGTTAGGTTGGCTCTATAATCTGCTGCAACTCAGTCTGGCACATTAGTAGTTGACGGTGAAGGTTTTGATTCCTAGACGTCGAGAAACCGACTAGCAGTGAgagctcttggaggttacaTGTTCAAAGAAATAGCAGCAATTTGTGTCACTGGGGTTGAGACGGAGTTTTTCCCACTGTATCCTTGTAGAAGCGAGCGATGTTGGATCCACAGAAGCTAAGCCTAGCACTGTAGAAGTTGTTGGTGAAAATATTGTCCATGAGCAGGTGCAAGAGAGTGTGGTTCCAGAGGTACCCCCTGCAGACTAGTGCACCGGTTGAAATACAGACTACAAGAGAAGAAAATCAGGTCACGATGCGTGCTGATTAGGGAGAGCAGGACAAGGCATTAGTGGACCAGATGTAGGCAGATAACAACGAGTTCTGCATATTTGTGGACTCAGGTGCAGGAATCCCAGAAGAATGGTCGAATTTTACTTTGGAGAAGTTAACGATGAACGCTGGACACAAGTCGGCATGGGTGTATGATTCCATCGTGGTGACCAAATGCCAGATGCTTCATGACAAGGTCCATCTACAACATGTagtgaagagatggtgtttctcaTATGCGAGGGCATTCAAGGTGGTAATATCTAATCCTCGGACATACGACGTCAAATGTTTAGCTAAAGGTTGCACTTGGCGAGTTCATGGATTGTTGCCAAAGCGTGGCACAGTATGGTTAGCGTCTTTTGTTGAGccacatacttgcaacttgagccGACCTCTGCGCGTGCACAGGAACAAGAGcgttgattttgttgcaaatgtGAAGTACCCAGAGATAGTaaagaagactagtatgtctCCTTTTGGAGTTATGTATGCTATCAACACCATATTTGGGTACGAGATTTCATATGATATGGCACAGAGAGCAAAACAGAAGGTGTTCGATAAGAGGTTTGGCACCTATAAGGGCTCATAccacaacttaccttcactgctagaggttattcaggTCAGGAACCCGGACACCTGCATTGCCAACTGGTAATATGCGTGGATGGGACATTCCTCGCAGGCAAATATAGGGGGCACATACTCATAGCTATCAGggtagatggtgagaaccaAGTTgtgcctttagcttttgcattcATCGAACGTGTTATTGGTAACAGGTCTAACATGTGCGTACTCCACGATCGTCATGCAAGCTTGTTGAAcactatcaacacattgcaAAGTGGTGCAGACGAGGTATTGCCATGGCCAGATTTGCATAGCCGTAGGTGCATACGGTATCTCggagcaaacttctacaaacaattcaggAGCAAGAGACTGATGGATCTGTTTAAGACATTGTGCAAACAGAACCAAAGGAGGAAGTTTAATGCACTATTGGAAGAGCTAGATAAACTAACTAGAAAGCACATGGACAAAGTTTTGAAGAAACCAGTTGTACCAAGGGAGGAGAAGCCTGAGGGCCTAGAGCCTTTACCACTTGAGCCGTAGAGTGTGACCAATAGaaggaagggtggaaggagAGTTAAGTGTTTCTCCAACTAGATCAGATACGAACCACCGGAGAAATGGATACTCATTGCGGATACTGATGGTTCACGTTAtggaattatgacaactaacctcACTGAGTTTCACAATTGGGTAATGAAGGGGAATAGGTCACTGCCATTAGTGGCAATTGTGGAGGGAGTCACTTGTGGAATACAACAGTATCTCCGAGAGACTTACAGTAAATCCGCGCTATATGTTGGTAGCCGTCAGAAAGGGCCAGTCACATAGAGTTAATATTGTTGGTAACCGTCAGCACATCTTTAAGATGATGTTGCATGACAAGGGCAAAATGGGTATCGGAAAGCAAGAAATTACAATGAAATGCAGGTTGTGGCCAGAGGACAACAAGTGCGAGTGCACTTGCAATAAGCCATCACTGTTGCATTTGCCTTTctctcatgtgctagcttgTTGCGCGAAGGGCGGCATAAAGTTGGAGTATTTTGTGTCACTGTACTACCGCTAGGAAGCCGTACAAAGTACTTGGTCCCGTGAGTTTCTTGGGTGAAAGGTGGTGAAGGACTTCACGAAGCCGCCTGAAAATCATCCGTTTTGGATTCCAGATCCAAATAGCAAGGTCGACACAAAGGGGCGACACAAGACTCAATGTATCAGGAACGATATGGATGATGCTGAGGGAGCACGTCCCCGCAAGGAGTGTCTAGTATGCGGAGGTTTGCATGCGAGGGGGAAGTGCGAGCAATATTCGGTAGACACTCTGGCGTCAGGCGAGAAGGTTTGGCGTGTCTCAATACGCctgccaaagaagaagaaaaatccttCAATCGAGACTATTATTTAAAGTATGGCATGACTGTTTTcatgttgtattactaattggatGGTGCTCTATGTTTGTAATATTCGTCTATCTATGTGTTGAAGCACTGTAATATTGGCACATTattgtattatgtaatatttggacaacgtgagtatgtgttgtaatatttggggcatgttgtattatgtactATTTGGAGTTACTGGACAACCTGAGTATGTGATGTTATGTATTATTATTTGCGTTTTATTTCTCTAgtgtttaatttttattttgcatattctACATTGCATTACTATGTGCTTATCGTATTCCTTATGTTATGcagtataatatttttttcttgtaggTATGGAGCTCATCGACCCTGTGATCGATGCGATGCATCGAACACACGTGGACGGCATGGATTTGTACCTGTGCTTATGCTTACGTACTCTAGACACCTTCTAGAGGCTTGATCAGCGTTAGATCTCGAGGTAATAACTCTATGCATTAAATGTTTGCTGTTGTAAATCACTCGATATTTTACTCATATTCTTTATTTTTCGTAGGTTGAGGACATCGAGTCTCTTTCCTTTGGCATGTCTACTCAACCCGACTAGGGATCGGACCCCCCGGTTTCCCCTTGATAGGGCATTGATGATAGCACTGGTCAACTACTGGAGGTTAGAAACGCACACTTTTCACTTGCCCGTAGGTGAGATGACTGTCACGCTGCAGGACGTCTCCATGCTAATTGGATTGCCTGTGGCAGGGACTGCTGTGTTTCGGCCGAACGTGCATGTCGAGTGGAGGGACGAGCTCCTGGCTAGGTTCCACAAAGTCATCCCTGAAGGTTAGCAGCCTAATCAGGTGGCCTTCGACACGACCCACGGTCCATCAAAGGCCTAGGTCTAGCAGTTCCGGGCAAACCGCCTGATGCCAGAGTCAGAGGACTGGAGAGTGCGATGGCACCTGGAGGCGTACCTGCTCTGGTTGTTCAGGTGGGTCCTCTTCACCAGCACGCACACATACACCGTCGACAGGCAGTTCGTCTTCTTTATGCAATAGATTGCGAACGCCCCCTTGGAGCAGGTGCCTTAGTTCAGTTGGGGCTCTGCAGTCCTAGCACATACATACCGAGCGTTGTGCGAGGCCTACAGCAGGAGGAGTGACTCCAGGTCGACCACAGGTTGTCCTTTGCTCCTGACTCTATGGTTGTACAAGTTCTTCGACATAGGGTGCCCGCACCTGAGCTCGTACGTCACGTACGATGAGTCTTTCTACTTCCTCGATGATTTCAGCCTGCACGATGTAGTGGACGGCCCTGTGATGGGTTCACTCTAGTGCAAGCGCGATGTAAGTAATATAAGTCAACACATTTCTTTCAATAATGTTGTTTCATGACACTTATGTGCCTGACACTTCTCTTTTTCATGCAGCTG contains:
- the LOC133899779 gene encoding zinc-finger homeodomain protein 10-like, with the protein product MEAVVDVKYRPVFFPNGGVAATKKLRPAAPAPGGGETGVYRECLKNHAASLGGHAVDGCGEFMPSPAADPADPASLRCAACACHRNFHRRLPEAPPTTPLLALPPPPSQLAAVAAASMPRPLHDHRALRGEETPEGYLRAAGYDDSDESDEGSDFDESDRPLSPLPAPALPPPGYLPSAPHMLLALSTEAQGTSAPTVAPRPPAPGTMPAPARKRSRTKFSPEQKQRMQALSERLGWRLQKRDEAVVEDCCREIGVTKGVFKVWMHNNKHNFVCGHSARRGASSSASPSAAGVAVHPSSHTAPPPTAAASAPAAGVAAYPSSHPTSPPPTLALAPTPRPYLSIHTDFNTNGAAAPAAADYLGVQVQPATASGGSPQS